The following are encoded together in the Onychostoma macrolepis isolate SWU-2019 chromosome 03, ASM1243209v1, whole genome shotgun sequence genome:
- the tmem100a gene encoding transmembrane protein 100, with translation MPQNTLTLDPAMPTELLKDTMTIPGASERILQEKTNNNEPPQLQPLAVTIPLVNEGQLTAATGGAELSCYRCTVPFGVVVLIAGIVVTAVAYSFNSHGSTISYFGLVLLSAGLVLLALSAVCWKVRMERKKERRRESQTALVAHQRSIFA, from the coding sequence ATGCCCCAAAACACGCTGACCCTTGACCCTGCGATGCCCACCGAGCTGCTGAAAGACACCATGACAATCCCCGGAGCTTCAGAGCGAATCCTGCAAGAGAAAACCAACAACAACGAGCCTCCTCAACTGCAGCCGCTGGCCGTCACCATCCCCCTGGTCAATGAGGGACAGCTGACAGCAGCCACCGGCGGAGCAGAGCTGTCCTGCTACCGCTGCACCGTGCCCTTCGGAGTGGTGGTCCTGATCGCAGGGATCGTAGTGACGGCCGTCGCGTACAGCTTCAACTCTCACGGCTCCACCATATCGTACTTTGGACTGGTGCTGCTCTCGGCCGGGCTGGTGCTGCTCGCCCTGAGCGCCGTTTGCTGGAAAGTGCGgatggagagaaagaaagagagaagacGAGAGAGTCAGACGGCACTGGTGGCCCATCAGAGGAGCATCTTTGCCTGA